Part of the Candidatus Saganbacteria bacterium genome, CGTAAGGGAGAGATTTTAATTGCGAGAATGCCTCATTGACCTGAATCTTTCCGGACCTGACGCCCCTTAAAATATTTTCTATCCTGTTTTTATCCATTTTCCGCTTTACTCTTTAGTCTTGCTTTCATTCTCATCCAATCTTTGTTTTATTTTTTTCTCAAAACCTCTATCCGTTGGGGTGTAATACTTCCCCCGGTGCGGCATGTATTCCTGCTCTACTACGGCGCCGTCATAGGAATGAGCGTATTTATATCCTTTGCCTTTGCCCATCTTTTTTTCGCCTTCATAGACGGCGTTCCTGAGATGAAGGGGGACTTCCGTGCTTTTTCCGCTTTTGATATCGGACAGCGCGCTTTCTATCCCCATGTAAGACGCGTTGCTTTTCGGCGCGGAGGCAACATACACCGCAGCCTGGGACAGGATTATCCTTCCTTCGGGCATGCCTATAAGCTCTACCGCCTGCATCGCGGAGTTCGCTATCACAAGCGCGAGAGGGTCGGCATTGCCCACGTCCTCGCTCGCGCAGATCACTATCCGCCTCGCGATGAACCTCGGGTCTTCCCCGCTGTAGATCATCTTCGCGAGCCAGAAGAGCGCGGCGTCGGGATTCGATCCGCGCATGCTTTTTATAAAAGCGGAAATAGTATCGTAATGGCCGTCCTCGTCCTTGTCATATACCAGTGTTCTTTTTTGTATCGATTCTTTCGCGGTATCAAGCGTGAAGGCGATGTTACCGGTCTTGTCAGGATCGGTGGTCAGGGCCCCGACCTCGAGAGCGTTCAAAAGCCGTCTCGCGTCACCGTTGGATATTTTTAAAAGATAATCCTCGGCATCCTTATCGATCCTGACCTTGAAACGTCCGAGGCCTTTCACTTTATCTTTAAGCGCGCGGTCAAGAAGTGTTTTAAGGTCTTTTTCGGACAGGTCTTTCAGTTCAAATATCTGCGATCTCGAGACAAGGGCCGGTATCACGGAAAAGAACGGGTTGTGCGTCGTGGCTCCGATAAGGATTATTGTGCCGTCTTCCACGTCGGAAAGGAGAGCGTCCTGCTGGATCTTGTTGAACCTGTGGATCTCGTCGATGAAAGCTATGGTCCTTTTGCCGGAAAGGTCCCATCTTTCTTTTGCCTCGGCGATAAGTTTGCGTATCTCCGGAACGCCTGCCGTCACGGCGTTCATCTTCTCAAAATGGGAATTCGTCTGGCAGGCGACTATATGGGCGAGAGCGGTTTTTCCGCATCCGGGAGGGCCGAAAAGTATCAGCGAAAATATCTTGTCGGCTTTTATGGCCCTTGTGAGAAGAGAGTCTTTGCCGGTGAGGTGCTGCTGGCCGACAAATTCGTCAAGCGAAACAGGCCTCATCCTGGCGGCGAGAGGAAGTTCTTTTTCCCTTTCAAATAGGTTCACTTGGTTTTTACCAGAAGTTTTTCTTCGGCCACTTTGATATGGTAAGGAGCGCTTTCACCGATATTTTCGCCGTCATACACGGCTTTTAACGGATCGGGAGAATCGATGATAAAATGCGATCCCCTGTATATCTTGTAATGCCGCGAACCGGGAAGATTTCCAAAGGCGATCCTCGGCAGATTTAGAAGCATTCCCAGCTTCCCTATATCGTTCAATACGCACAGGTCGAACATTCCGTTGGCGACTTTCAAAACGGCCATCTTTGAGCTTAAATTGAGGTCGCCGATCTTGATATTAAGTTTCGCTGGCCTGAGATCCTTCAAAGCGGACAGGAGCCTTGCTGCAATACCGCCTCTCTGTTTTTTCTCCGACATGTCGGCGTTCAGCCCGACGCCGATCCCGTTCAGGAAATACCTTCCGTTGATCTTTCCGAGATCTATCTTTTTTGAATTGCTGCCGACGGCGATCTCGCAGCATTCCCCGATATCAAGCGGGTTCAGCCCGAGCATCCTCGAGAAATTATTCTTTTTTCCCGCAGGTATGACGGCCAGGCTTGACGCGGATCCCGCCATGCCGTTGACAACTTCGTTGACAGTCCCGTCCCCGCCGACGGCGATGATAAGGTTAAAACCTTCGCGGGCCGCTTTTTTGGCAAGTGAAACGGCTCCAAGGGGCCTGTAAGTGGAGTCGAGGCTGTATTCCATGCCGTTATCGCAGAAATATTTCTCGACCTCGAAACCCGTCTCGCGCGCTTTTCCGTCTCCCGCACGGGGATTGACGATGATCTTGATGTTCATGGCGTAAAAAAATTATATCACAAAAAAACTCCCGGTAAGCTTGACCGGGAGTCTGTTCATTCAAAAAATTGTACAATTTGTCGTATATAAATGTCCTAAGACTTAGAAGACGCCGCCCACCACCAAATGAGAGCGATAATGACTATGGCGATCACTACCCACCAAATCCAGTTCATGCTTCTCACCTCCCTTGCAGCTTTCTGTCCGAATTCTATCAGATGGCCGTCGTTTGTCAACGGTTTTTTAACGCATGGTATAATAAAAACGAAAGCACAAAAACAATGATAATGTATAACCTCGGGCCGTCGATCCCTAAGAAGGGAAAAAAGAAAAGCGGCGGTTTTATCCCCGATGAGTGGAGGGAGACATACGGCCGGCCGAAAGGGATGGACCTCAAGAACGGGATCTATTTTGTAAATGACGCGACTCCGGCAAAGAACGCGATCCTGGTATTTTCGGAAGATGTGATCCATTTGAAAGAGCTGAGCTTTTTTCTCATCTGGCGCTACACAAAGACATATACCAGGGAATATTTCGAGCAGCTCAACGGCAAGATGTTCGCCGCGTTCCAGGACCTGCTGGACATGAAAAGGACATCTCTTGACAATGTCCCCGGCCTT contains:
- a CDS encoding replication-associated recombination protein A encodes the protein MRPVSLDEFVGQQHLTGKDSLLTRAIKADKIFSLILFGPPGCGKTALAHIVACQTNSHFEKMNAVTAGVPEIRKLIAEAKERWDLSGKRTIAFIDEIHRFNKIQQDALLSDVEDGTIILIGATTHNPFFSVIPALVSRSQIFELKDLSEKDLKTLLDRALKDKVKGLGRFKVRIDKDAEDYLLKISNGDARRLLNALEVGALTTDPDKTGNIAFTLDTAKESIQKRTLVYDKDEDGHYDTISAFIKSMRGSNPDAALFWLAKMIYSGEDPRFIARRIVICASEDVGNADPLALVIANSAMQAVELIGMPEGRIILSQAAVYVASAPKSNASYMGIESALSDIKSGKSTEVPLHLRNAVYEGEKKMGKGKGYKYAHSYDGAVVEQEYMPHRGKYYTPTDRGFEKKIKQRLDENESKTKE
- a CDS encoding diacylglycerol kinase family lipid kinase, whose amino-acid sequence is MNIKIIVNPRAGDGKARETGFEVEKYFCDNGMEYSLDSTYRPLGAVSLAKKAAREGFNLIIAVGGDGTVNEVVNGMAGSASSLAVIPAGKKNNFSRMLGLNPLDIGECCEIAVGSNSKKIDLGKINGRYFLNGIGVGLNADMSEKKQRGGIAARLLSALKDLRPAKLNIKIGDLNLSSKMAVLKVANGMFDLCVLNDIGKLGMLLNLPRIAFGNLPGSRHYKIYRGSHFIIDSPDPLKAVYDGENIGESAPYHIKVAEEKLLVKTK